One window from the genome of Pseudodesulfovibrio alkaliphilus encodes:
- a CDS encoding precorrin-8X methylmutase, with the protein MDFPLQNFFSPDEIEAESLRIIDAEVPQPRPFSGVKWQIVRRMIHTTADFELLNLVRFHPDAVDSGLKALRSGATIVTDTEMARQGIPVRRLEPLGATVRCLMNDERVVARARAEHITRATAAVDLAVDMAVNVALDKARPIIFVVGNAPTALIRLVEHLDQGMPAPALVVAMPVGFVNAAQSKALIMSRAVPFIAIEGRKGGSALAASVVNALCIVAREFS; encoded by the coding sequence ATGGATTTTCCGCTCCAGAATTTCTTTTCCCCGGACGAAATCGAGGCCGAATCTCTGCGGATTATCGATGCCGAGGTACCGCAGCCGCGTCCTTTTTCAGGAGTAAAATGGCAGATCGTGCGCCGCATGATTCACACAACAGCGGATTTCGAACTGCTCAACCTCGTCCGTTTTCATCCCGATGCAGTCGATTCCGGCCTCAAGGCGCTGCGATCCGGGGCGACAATCGTGACCGACACCGAGATGGCCCGGCAGGGAATTCCGGTGCGACGGCTTGAACCTTTGGGCGCGACCGTGCGCTGCCTGATGAATGACGAGCGCGTTGTGGCCCGGGCCAGGGCCGAGCATATCACCAGGGCTACGGCAGCCGTGGATTTGGCGGTGGACATGGCCGTGAATGTGGCCTTGGACAAGGCCAGGCCCATCATCTTTGTGGTGGGCAATGCGCCCACCGCCCTCATCCGGTTGGTGGAACACCTGGATCAGGGCATGCCTGCGCCGGCCCTGGTGGTGGCCATGCCTGTCGGATTTGTCAACGCCGCCCAGTCCAAGGCGCTGATCATGAGTCGGGCTGTGCCCTTCATCGCCATTGAGGGGCGCAAAGGCGGATCCGCTCTGGCCGCCAGCGTGGTCAATGCCTTGTGCATCGTTGCCCGGGAGTTTTCCTAG
- the deoC gene encoding deoxyribose-phosphate aldolase: MVLAPAELARFIDHTLLKPDATVRELDELCTQAVRFGFYGVCVNSVRIGHVADRLAGRGPLPVSVVGFPLGASPSAVKALEMATAVEQGAREIDMVLNLGAFKDGDHALVAADVAAVVRAAQGVPVKVILETALLSDEEILLACNICVNSGAVFVKTSTGFGSGGATVEAVRLMRKAVGPEVGVKASGGISTYEKALSMLDAGANRIGASASVAIVSAKNPEGF; the protein is encoded by the coding sequence ATGGTCCTGGCTCCGGCAGAGCTTGCCCGCTTCATTGATCATACGCTGCTCAAACCCGATGCCACGGTTCGGGAGCTTGATGAACTCTGCACCCAGGCCGTGCGTTTCGGGTTTTACGGAGTGTGCGTCAATTCCGTGCGTATCGGCCATGTGGCAGACCGTCTGGCCGGCAGGGGGCCGCTGCCGGTCTCGGTGGTCGGGTTTCCCCTGGGTGCTTCGCCTTCCGCCGTGAAGGCGCTGGAAATGGCCACAGCTGTGGAGCAGGGCGCGAGGGAGATTGATATGGTTCTCAATCTCGGCGCTTTCAAGGACGGCGATCACGCCCTTGTTGCCGCTGATGTTGCCGCCGTGGTCCGTGCGGCCCAGGGGGTGCCGGTCAAGGTGATCCTCGAAACCGCGCTGTTGAGCGACGAGGAAATCCTTCTTGCGTGTAATATCTGCGTGAATTCCGGGGCGGTTTTCGTCAAGACCAGTACGGGTTTTGGTTCTGGAGGGGCAACGGTCGAGGCTGTCCGGCTGATGCGTAAGGCAGTGGGGCCGGAGGTGGGCGTCAAGGCCAGCGGCGGCATCTCCACTTATGAAAAGGCGCTGTCCATGCTTGACGCCGGGGCCAATCGCATCGGGGCATCGGCCTCGGTGGCCATCGTTTCCGCCAAAAACCCGGAGGGTTTTTGA
- a CDS encoding 2-oxoacid:ferredoxin oxidoreductase subunit beta, translating into MSEITGNEIIHQYLRHNKKFPHVLCAGCGHGIVLGTLIRSIHTLGIPKDDVVIVAGIGCSGRLAVYVDFNTVHTTHGRALTFATGIKMASPRLNVICIMGDGDALSIGGNHLIHAARRNIGVTALILNNNIYGMTGGQSSPATPEGATTMTNPYGQLDASFDTVALARGAGANYVARGTVFHVKRLEGIMEEAISRPGFSVVEAITPCHTQYGRKNRYKTPVDMYKWLKKAAVPIERFEEMTEEQRRDRLPIGVFVAEDRPGFEERYLALQAQMRAKGGK; encoded by the coding sequence ATGAGCGAAATCACAGGCAACGAGATCATCCACCAGTATCTGCGTCACAACAAGAAATTCCCGCATGTGCTCTGTGCCGGGTGCGGTCACGGCATCGTGCTGGGCACCCTCATCCGGTCCATCCACACCCTGGGCATTCCCAAGGACGATGTGGTCATCGTGGCGGGCATCGGCTGCTCCGGCCGTCTGGCGGTGTATGTGGACTTCAATACGGTCCACACCACCCACGGCCGCGCCCTGACCTTTGCCACCGGCATCAAGATGGCCAGCCCCCGACTCAATGTCATCTGCATCATGGGCGACGGCGACGCACTCTCCATCGGCGGCAATCACCTGATCCACGCTGCCCGGCGGAATATCGGCGTCACCGCGCTGATCCTCAATAACAACATCTACGGCATGACTGGCGGGCAAAGCTCTCCGGCCACGCCCGAAGGCGCGACCACCATGACCAATCCCTACGGCCAGCTCGACGCCAGCTTCGACACCGTGGCCCTGGCCAGGGGGGCTGGGGCCAACTATGTGGCTCGGGGAACGGTCTTTCACGTCAAGCGGCTGGAGGGGATCATGGAGGAGGCCATCTCCCGGCCCGGATTCAGTGTGGTGGAGGCCATCACGCCCTGCCACACCCAGTACGGCCGCAAGAATCGCTACAAGACCCCTGTGGACATGTACAAGTGGTTGAAAAAGGCCGCCGTGCCCATAGAGCGTTTTGAAGAGATGACCGAGGAGCAGCGGCGCGACCGTCTGCCCATCGGCGTGTTCGTGGCAGAGGACCGTCCAGGGTTCGAGGAGCGCTACCTGGCCTTGCAGGCGCAGATGCGGGCCAAGGGGGGCAAGTAG
- a CDS encoding 2-oxoacid:acceptor oxidoreductase subunit alpha encodes MARPRKRKEIFALGNEAVVEGALLAGCSFYGGYPITPSSEIMEIMAARLPLIKDGVFIQLEDEIASMGAIIGASLAGRKVLTATSGPGFSLMQENLGYAIMAETPMVLVNVMRGGPSTGLPTSPAQGDVQQARWGTHGDHPIIVLSASNVQECLDMTITAFNMAEKYRTPVILLLDEVTAHTREKIAIPNQGEFEVFSRTVPSMPPEWYKPYEETVRGVPPMPPLGSGYRFHVTGLTHDRNGFPTQRPEEIVELMERIHRKIDQFFYDIQLVDTIDTADADVVVIAYGSVARSAELAVRQARENGVRAGLLKLKTLFPYPRRQTEKVLAHARTLVVPEMNMGQMSREVKRVNMGRASVRTINRIDGQIVTPSEILKVIMQG; translated from the coding sequence ATGGCCAGACCGAGAAAACGCAAGGAAATCTTTGCCCTGGGAAACGAGGCGGTGGTCGAGGGCGCTCTCTTGGCCGGGTGCTCCTTCTACGGGGGGTATCCCATCACCCCGTCTTCGGAGATCATGGAGATCATGGCCGCCCGCCTGCCCCTTATCAAAGACGGAGTTTTCATCCAGCTTGAGGACGAGATTGCCAGCATGGGGGCCATCATCGGCGCATCCCTGGCCGGACGCAAGGTGCTTACGGCCACATCCGGGCCGGGCTTTTCGCTGATGCAGGAGAACCTGGGCTACGCCATCATGGCCGAGACACCCATGGTCCTGGTCAACGTCATGCGCGGCGGGCCTTCCACCGGGCTGCCAACCAGTCCGGCCCAGGGAGATGTGCAGCAGGCGCGGTGGGGCACCCACGGCGACCATCCCATCATCGTGCTCTCCGCCTCCAATGTTCAGGAATGTCTGGACATGACCATCACTGCCTTCAACATGGCCGAGAAATATCGCACTCCGGTCATTCTCCTGCTCGACGAGGTCACGGCGCATACCCGCGAGAAGATCGCGATTCCCAACCAGGGAGAATTCGAGGTCTTTTCGCGCACGGTGCCGAGCATGCCGCCCGAGTGGTACAAGCCCTACGAGGAGACCGTGCGCGGAGTGCCGCCCATGCCTCCGCTGGGTTCTGGCTATCGTTTCCACGTCACCGGCCTGACCCACGACCGCAACGGGTTTCCCACCCAGCGGCCCGAGGAGATCGTGGAACTCATGGAACGCATACATCGCAAGATCGACCAGTTCTTCTACGACATCCAACTGGTGGATACCATCGACACCGCCGATGCCGACGTGGTGGTCATCGCCTACGGCAGCGTGGCCCGGTCGGCTGAACTGGCCGTGCGGCAGGCGAGGGAAAACGGTGTGCGGGCCGGGCTGCTCAAGCTCAAGACCCTGTTTCCCTACCCGCGCAGGCAAACGGAAAAGGTGCTGGCCCACGCCCGCACCCTGGTGGTGCCCGAGATGAACATGGGCCAGATGTCCCGCGAGGTGAAGCGCGTCAACATGGGCCGGGCCTCGGTGCGGACCATCAACCGCATCGACGGCCAGATCGTCACTCCCTCGGAAATTCTCAAGGTCATCATGCAGGGGTAG
- a CDS encoding 4Fe-4S dicluster domain-containing protein — MANKKKGRSKITVYPDWCKGCGICIEFCPGRVLELSGQGKATVVREQDCIRCGFCELHCPEFAIVVRDKDFVEADKLPRRRAANTTDKGA, encoded by the coding sequence ATGGCCAACAAGAAAAAGGGTAGGAGCAAGATCACCGTGTACCCCGACTGGTGCAAGGGGTGCGGTATCTGTATCGAGTTTTGCCCCGGCAGGGTGCTTGAACTGAGCGGGCAGGGGAAGGCCACCGTGGTGCGCGAGCAGGATTGCATCCGGTGCGGGTTCTGCGAGCTGCACTGTCCCGAGTTCGCCATCGTGGTCCGGGACAAGGATTTCGTGGAGGCGGACAAGCTCCCCCGGCGACGTGCGGCAAACACAACGGACAAGGGGGCGTAA
- a CDS encoding amino acid ABC transporter permease, which produces MHWNIVFDNFDYFLWGRATVDGVFPFVHDVGGMAAGIILAFFGILGAFWIGLAAGLMRLSRRWWVKYPAVVYIEVIRGMPLLLLIFWFFFLAPVVLGKSLPAFSTTLVCFIVFTGAYVAEIVRAGVLALPKGQMEAARGSGLSRYQAMRYIILPQALRNMIPSFVNQFVSLTKDTSLASVIGVNELTRTGVQVDNREMIASFEIWITIALLYFLICYVLTSISRRMEAHLSRYQARGR; this is translated from the coding sequence ATGCATTGGAATATCGTCTTCGACAATTTCGACTATTTCCTCTGGGGGCGCGCCACAGTGGACGGGGTGTTTCCCTTTGTCCACGACGTGGGCGGCATGGCGGCTGGCATCATCCTGGCCTTTTTCGGCATCCTGGGCGCTTTCTGGATAGGGCTTGCGGCCGGTCTGATGCGTTTGTCCAGGCGCTGGTGGGTCAAATATCCGGCAGTGGTGTATATTGAAGTGATTCGCGGCATGCCGCTGTTGCTGCTCATTTTTTGGTTCTTTTTCCTTGCTCCGGTGGTGCTGGGCAAGTCGCTGCCAGCCTTTTCCACAACCCTTGTCTGTTTCATTGTCTTCACTGGCGCGTATGTGGCCGAGATAGTGCGCGCGGGTGTGCTGGCCCTGCCCAAGGGGCAGATGGAGGCTGCGCGGGGGTCCGGGCTTTCCCGCTATCAGGCCATGCGCTATATCATCCTGCCCCAGGCCCTGCGCAACATGATTCCTTCCTTTGTCAACCAGTTCGTCTCCCTGACCAAGGACACCTCGCTGGCCTCGGTCATCGGCGTCAACGAGCTTACCCGTACCGGCGTCCAGGTGGACAACCGCGAGATGATCGCCTCCTTTGAGATATGGATCACCATAGCCCTGCTCTATTTTCTCATTTGTTACGTGCTGACCTCCATCAGCCGTCGCATGGAGGCCCACCTGTCCCGCTACCAGGCCAGGGGGCGCTAG
- a CDS encoding 2-oxoacid:acceptor oxidoreductase family protein, which yields MKQQQLHRFEIRFSGLGGQGIITLGRVMGQGLALGHGYNVTQTQSYGPEARGGSSRCDLVISSEPISYPKAESLDLLVALSQEACNAYYPYLKPGGALVLESDLVRQPPTNRFLGLPFTRLARDKVGVAQAMNTVVLGALSHLLPFIGQSIMRKSLESSLPAKIRAVNVKAFNLGHRLAKKEWGDDAGEVWRVDESESD from the coding sequence ATGAAGCAGCAGCAACTTCACCGTTTCGAGATCCGTTTTTCCGGTCTTGGCGGCCAGGGCATCATCACTCTGGGCAGGGTCATGGGCCAGGGGCTTGCCCTCGGCCACGGCTACAACGTCACCCAGACCCAGAGCTACGGTCCCGAGGCGCGCGGCGGTTCGAGCCGGTGCGACCTGGTTATCAGCTCAGAGCCCATCAGCTACCCGAAGGCCGAAAGCCTTGATCTGCTGGTGGCCCTCTCGCAGGAGGCCTGCAACGCCTACTACCCCTATCTCAAGCCCGGCGGTGCGCTGGTGCTGGAATCCGATCTGGTCAGGCAGCCGCCCACCAACAGGTTCCTCGGCCTGCCCTTCACCCGTCTGGCCCGTGACAAAGTGGGCGTGGCCCAGGCCATGAACACCGTGGTCCTGGGCGCTCTTTCGCACCTGCTGCCCTTCATTGGCCAGTCTATCATGCGCAAGAGTCTGGAATCCTCGCTTCCGGCCAAGATCCGGGCCGTGAATGTCAAGGCGTTCAACCTCGGCCACAGGCTGGCAAAAAAGGAATGGGGCGACGACGCGGGAGAGGTCTGGCGCGTGGACGAGTCAGAGAGCGATTGA